A stretch of Spirosoma oryzicola DNA encodes these proteins:
- a CDS encoding NUDIX domain-containing protein, with protein MNETENPWQTLESSVKYENPWLSIRHEEVITPAGTPGIYGVVSFKNKAVGVIPIDAEGNTYLVGQYRYPLNEYSWEIPEGGSPLGTDPLESAKRELREETGLEARQWTKIARIHTSNSATDEEGFLYIAEDLAQGDHEPEETEDLRIWKLPLAEAVEMAMTSRITDALSVSGLLIVARLRGI; from the coding sequence ATGAACGAGACTGAAAACCCCTGGCAGACGCTGGAATCGTCGGTTAAATACGAAAATCCCTGGCTTTCAATTCGACACGAAGAGGTCATTACACCCGCCGGTACACCGGGTATCTACGGTGTTGTGAGCTTTAAGAACAAAGCGGTGGGTGTTATTCCGATTGATGCCGAAGGCAACACGTATCTGGTCGGCCAATATCGGTATCCCTTAAACGAATACTCGTGGGAAATACCGGAAGGTGGCTCACCGCTCGGTACCGATCCACTCGAATCCGCTAAGCGTGAACTCCGCGAAGAAACGGGGCTCGAAGCGCGCCAATGGACTAAAATTGCCCGTATCCATACCTCCAATTCGGCAACTGATGAGGAAGGGTTTCTTTACATTGCAGAAGACCTTGCGCAGGGAGACCACGAACCCGAAGAGACCGAAGACCTGCGTATCTGGAAGCTGCCTTTGGCCGAAGCCGTTGAGATGGCTATGACGAGTCGGATTACCGATGCGCTCAGCGTTAGTGGCCTGTTGATCGTTGCCCGGCTGCGAGGAATCTAA
- the surE gene encoding 5'/3'-nucleotidase SurE: MAEHKPLILVTNDDGITAPGIRTLVELMKTLGSVVVVAPNSPQSGMGHAITIAHPIRLYPSDIFGDVPAYECSGTPADCVKIAKNHVLKDRAPDLVVSGINHGSNSAISVLYSGTMSAAIEAAIEGIPAIGFSLGDFTRQADFSHTHEHILAITQTVLERGIKRGTALNVNFPAKAAEPLKGIRICRQAHAKWQEVFDERRDPHGRRYFWLAGDFVNFDTHAEDTDEYALSQNYTSVVPCQYDLTSYAMVNELKNWNL; encoded by the coding sequence ATGGCCGAACATAAGCCTCTGATTTTAGTAACGAACGACGACGGTATCACCGCCCCCGGCATTCGGACACTCGTTGAATTGATGAAAACCCTCGGTTCAGTGGTGGTGGTCGCCCCGAACAGCCCCCAGTCGGGGATGGGACACGCCATCACCATTGCTCATCCGATTCGACTGTACCCCTCCGACATTTTCGGCGATGTACCGGCTTACGAATGTTCGGGTACGCCCGCCGACTGCGTGAAAATAGCCAAGAACCACGTTTTGAAAGATCGCGCTCCCGATCTGGTGGTAAGCGGCATCAACCACGGCAGCAACTCGGCTATCAGTGTTCTGTATTCGGGTACGATGTCGGCAGCCATCGAAGCCGCCATTGAAGGCATTCCCGCCATCGGCTTTTCGCTGGGCGACTTTACGCGGCAGGCCGATTTTTCGCATACCCACGAGCACATCCTGGCCATTACCCAAACCGTGCTGGAACGCGGCATAAAACGCGGTACCGCGCTGAACGTCAACTTCCCGGCCAAAGCAGCCGAGCCGCTGAAAGGCATTCGGATATGCCGTCAGGCGCACGCCAAATGGCAGGAAGTGTTCGACGAACGGCGCGATCCGCACGGACGCCGGTATTTCTGGCTGGCGGGCGATTTCGTCAATTTCGATACCCACGCCGAAGACACCGACGAGTACGCGCTTTCGCAGAACTACACGTCCGTTGTCCCCTGCCAGTACGATCTGACTTCGTACGCGATGGTAAACGAGTTGAAGAATTGGAACTTATAA
- a CDS encoding LysE family translocator: MFLPILFGFLVGVALCLTFGTVFFALIQNSVDNGFRSGLKIVLGVITGDTLFVLAALLGTAFLPKIDGFETLMALVGVLFLTAMGLVNIFKGTPRLAYPKTSFGNFVYYFTTGFFLNALNPVNFVSWVAIVAYIRSHLHYSVGQQYAFMAASLVGVFVTETALAYYANRLKRFFTPRVVTIFNRTTGVVFLLGAINIAYSRLLEPLSKAMNW, from the coding sequence GTGTTTTTACCTATTCTTTTTGGTTTCTTAGTTGGCGTTGCCCTTTGCCTGACCTTCGGTACGGTTTTTTTTGCCCTGATTCAGAACAGCGTTGATAATGGCTTTCGCTCGGGCTTGAAAATTGTTTTAGGCGTCATTACCGGTGATACGCTGTTTGTTTTGGCCGCTCTGCTGGGTACGGCCTTTCTCCCGAAAATCGATGGTTTTGAAACCCTGATGGCCCTTGTCGGAGTCTTGTTTCTGACGGCAATGGGTTTGGTTAATATCTTCAAAGGCACCCCCCGGCTGGCGTATCCCAAAACCAGCTTTGGTAATTTTGTTTACTACTTTACAACGGGTTTCTTTCTGAACGCGCTTAATCCCGTCAACTTCGTGTCGTGGGTGGCGATTGTTGCTTACATCCGGTCGCACCTGCACTACAGCGTAGGGCAGCAGTACGCTTTCATGGCTGCCAGTCTAGTCGGCGTGTTCGTTACAGAAACGGCACTGGCTTATTATGCCAACCGACTCAAACGATTTTTTACGCCCCGCGTTGTTACGATCTTTAACCGGACGACCGGTGTGGTGTTTCTGCTTGGAGCGATCAATATTGCCTATTCGCGCTTACTGGAACCACTGTCAAAAGCAATGAACTGGTAA
- a CDS encoding rhodanese-related sulfurtransferase has product MKPYRVLLYYIYSPIENPDQYREEHHLLCLQLNLLGRVIVAPEGLNGTVSGLTADCEAYMAALHADPRFAGIEFKVDEADDHTFQKLHVRIKSEIVHSDLPVDPLRQTGQYLEPDEFKKLKNDPDVVLVDMRSNYEHAVGKFKGAITFDMENLRELPEHIHEIEHLKDKKVITYCTGGIKCEKASAYLLAQGFENVYQLHGGIIKYGMEAGGEDFDGQCYVFDNRVTVPVNHINPETISTCYRCGSQTNRMINCASPVCNNHVTLCDDCGHEHQGTCSDDCKQDPALRPYDGTGYYGKQTQSYSPMQGFVSQRGQKNTTPLTLTKAD; this is encoded by the coding sequence ATGAAACCATATCGCGTTCTTCTGTACTATATCTATTCGCCCATCGAGAACCCCGACCAATACCGCGAGGAACATCATTTGCTATGTCTGCAACTAAACTTGCTGGGCCGTGTGATTGTCGCGCCCGAAGGGTTGAACGGAACTGTTTCCGGCCTGACCGCCGATTGCGAAGCGTACATGGCCGCTTTACACGCCGACCCGCGTTTTGCCGGTATTGAGTTTAAAGTGGACGAAGCGGATGACCATACTTTTCAGAAACTTCACGTTCGGATCAAAAGCGAAATCGTCCATTCCGACCTTCCTGTCGATCCATTGCGGCAGACCGGTCAGTATCTGGAGCCCGACGAGTTTAAAAAGCTTAAAAACGATCCCGACGTTGTGCTGGTCGATATGCGGTCAAACTACGAACACGCGGTCGGCAAGTTCAAAGGAGCCATCACGTTCGATATGGAAAATCTGCGCGAGCTGCCAGAGCATATCCACGAAATCGAACACCTCAAAGACAAGAAAGTCATTACGTACTGCACGGGTGGTATCAAGTGCGAAAAAGCGTCGGCTTACCTGCTGGCCCAGGGTTTTGAAAACGTATACCAGCTGCACGGTGGCATCATCAAGTACGGCATGGAAGCGGGCGGAGAAGACTTCGATGGGCAGTGTTACGTCTTTGACAACCGCGTAACGGTTCCCGTTAACCACATCAACCCCGAAACGATATCGACCTGTTACCGCTGCGGTAGCCAAACCAACCGGATGATCAACTGCGCGAGTCCGGTCTGCAACAACCACGTTACGCTGTGCGACGACTGCGGTCATGAACACCAGGGTACCTGCTCGGACGACTGCAAACAAGACCCGGCACTACGGCCTTACGATGGAACGGGTTATTACGGCAAACAAACCCAAAGTTACTCGCCAATGCAGGGTTTCGTTAGCCAGCGGGGTCAAAAGAATACCACACCCTTGACATTAACGAAAGCAGACTAA
- a CDS encoding deoxynucleoside kinase, translating to MHIAITGNIGAGKTTLAELLARHYGWEVLYEAVDGNPYLSDFYEDMPRWAFNLQIYFLNSRFAQMRRILDLSRQQQTSVIQDRTIYEDASIFARNLYLLGTLSERDYQTYYGVFENMMSLVRPPDLMIYLRADLPKLRRQIRKRGRSFEQSISDEYLSSLNELYEEFVAAYTIGELLIVDVNELDYTEHPADFLEIVRQIDGRLAELRSVERPA from the coding sequence ATGCACATTGCAATAACCGGAAATATTGGCGCTGGCAAAACAACGCTGGCCGAACTGCTGGCCCGGCATTATGGCTGGGAGGTTTTGTACGAAGCCGTCGATGGAAATCCGTACCTGTCCGATTTCTACGAAGACATGCCCCGCTGGGCGTTTAACCTTCAGATTTACTTTCTGAACAGCCGGTTTGCGCAGATGCGTCGGATACTGGACCTTAGCAGGCAACAACAAACATCGGTTATCCAGGATCGGACCATCTACGAAGACGCGTCTATCTTCGCCCGTAACCTGTATTTGCTGGGTACGTTGAGCGAGCGTGATTACCAGACGTACTACGGCGTATTCGAAAACATGATGAGTCTGGTCCGCCCCCCTGATCTGATGATTTACCTCCGGGCCGATTTACCCAAACTCCGCCGGCAGATCCGGAAGCGTGGCCGCTCCTTCGAACAGTCAATCAGCGACGAGTACCTGAGCAGCCTGAATGAGCTTTACGAAGAATTTGTGGCTGCTTACACCATCGGCGAATTATTGATTGTTGATGTGAACGAGCTGGACTATACGGAGCACCCCGCCGATTTTCTGGAGATCGTGCGTCAGATTGATGGGCGGCTGGCCGAGCTACGTAGCGTGGAGCGCCCAGCTTAG
- a CDS encoding cation diffusion facilitator family transporter: MSTHQRTKYRWMSVSLGLSIVLLILKFTAYFLTYSTAILSDAIESIVNVIASGFAFYSIYLAGQPRDQNHPYGHGKIEFLSSGFEGAMILSAGIVIFWQAILNFFEPKVLSNLDVGLVLVGLTALANAFVGYMLIRSGKQTDSLALTADGRHLLTDTFSSIVVMIGVTLVALTGKLWIDTALSLLLSFAIVYNGFQLIRQSVARLMDETDAPTLERVTALLNVHKDRTWIDVHNLRVQKYGADLHVDCHLTLPYYWELTQVHDEVHHFEDTLKDGFQGEVEIFVHTDPCVKECCHYCRVADCPVRASAFLRDVDWTAENLPLNQKHFVPFEIANQ; encoded by the coding sequence ATGAGCACCCACCAACGCACAAAATACCGCTGGATGAGCGTGTCGCTGGGACTAAGCATCGTCTTGCTGATCCTTAAGTTTACCGCTTATTTTCTGACCTATTCGACGGCCATCCTCAGCGATGCAATCGAGTCGATTGTCAATGTCATTGCCAGCGGATTTGCCTTTTACAGTATCTATCTGGCTGGTCAGCCCCGCGACCAGAATCACCCGTACGGTCACGGGAAAATTGAGTTTTTGTCGTCGGGTTTCGAAGGCGCCATGATTTTGTCGGCTGGTATTGTCATTTTCTGGCAGGCTATTCTTAATTTTTTTGAGCCCAAAGTGCTCAGCAACCTGGATGTGGGTTTAGTACTGGTGGGGCTGACGGCGCTGGCGAATGCCTTTGTTGGCTACATGCTCATTCGGTCGGGCAAACAAACCGACTCGCTGGCGCTAACCGCCGATGGGCGTCATTTACTTACCGATACGTTCAGTAGTATCGTGGTTATGATCGGCGTAACGCTGGTAGCGCTGACGGGCAAACTCTGGATCGACACTGCGCTCTCCTTGCTGCTTTCGTTTGCCATTGTTTACAACGGCTTTCAACTCATTCGCCAGTCGGTGGCCAGGCTCATGGATGAAACCGATGCACCAACCCTCGAACGGGTAACCGCTTTGCTGAATGTGCATAAAGACCGCACCTGGATCGACGTACACAACCTGCGCGTGCAGAAGTACGGCGCTGACCTTCACGTTGATTGTCACCTAACGCTACCGTATTACTGGGAGCTGACGCAGGTGCACGATGAAGTGCATCATTTTGAAGACACGCTCAAAGACGGTTTTCAGGGCGAAGTAGAGATCTTCGTGCATACTGACCCCTGCGTGAAGGAGTGCTGTCACTACTGCCGGGTAGCCGACTGTCCGGTAAGAGCCTCTGCTTTTCTGCGGGATGTAGACTGGACAGCCGAGAATCTACCGTTAAATCAGAAACATTTCGTCCCCTTCGAAATAGCAAACCAGTAA
- a CDS encoding response regulator translates to MQTEFRVFIVDDEADYRFLTGQVFTRFLPQYPVRFFTSGSELQQHILTEPPEQPALIILDLHMPVLNGHQTLRYLKQHPQWRHIPVVMMSNTVDQAEIASCYEAGVNSFLGKPDGLTQFQTLYESVCTYWLVLNKLPKNKVNLSK, encoded by the coding sequence ATGCAGACTGAGTTCCGAGTTTTTATCGTCGATGACGAAGCCGACTACCGGTTTTTGACTGGTCAGGTTTTTACGCGTTTTTTGCCCCAGTACCCCGTTCGATTCTTTACGTCTGGTAGTGAATTACAACAGCATATACTGACCGAACCACCCGAGCAGCCTGCCCTGATTATCCTGGATCTGCACATGCCCGTTCTAAACGGTCACCAAACATTGCGGTATTTAAAGCAACATCCGCAGTGGCGGCATATTCCGGTCGTTATGATGAGCAATACCGTTGATCAGGCCGAAATCGCTTCCTGCTACGAAGCAGGCGTTAACTCATTCCTTGGAAAACCGGATGGACTCACGCAGTTCCAGACGCTCTACGAGTCAGTATGCACATATTGGCTGGTTCTCAATAAACTGCCCAAAAACAAGGTTAACCTTAGTAAGTAG
- a CDS encoding response regulator, with protein sequence MKTLLLIEDNDDIRENTAEILELAGYAVLTAENGKIGVEKALSQRPDLVICDIMMPVLDGYGVLHIFNKNPQLAGIPFIFLTAKTERTDFRKGMELGADDYLTKPFDESELLSAIEGRLNRFEKVSGGQTQPLTANYDLQHDGLNQFLNDARQVGNLESLSADRKTHPVRKKQYIYTEGDDPTRLYLLKSGKVKTVRTNADGKELITGLYNAGEFFGYLALLENTEYTDSAITLEDSELIYIPNEDFKQLLLANNDVSQQFIKLLAGRVSDREHQLVGMAYSSLRRRVADTLLRLHEQQAAEHPQGLIQLSRDDLASVVGTATESLIRTLSEFKQDGLIELVGAGIRVLQPDKLRRANW encoded by the coding sequence ATGAAAACCTTACTGTTGATTGAAGACAACGACGACATTCGCGAGAATACCGCGGAGATTCTGGAGTTGGCGGGTTATGCCGTCTTAACGGCGGAGAATGGAAAGATCGGCGTCGAAAAGGCTCTAAGCCAACGCCCTGATCTGGTTATCTGCGACATCATGATGCCCGTGCTGGATGGCTATGGGGTGCTACATATTTTCAACAAAAATCCGCAATTGGCGGGAATCCCGTTTATTTTCCTGACGGCCAAAACCGAACGTACCGATTTTCGGAAAGGGATGGAGCTAGGCGCGGATGACTACCTGACCAAGCCGTTTGACGAAAGTGAACTGTTAAGCGCGATCGAAGGGCGGCTCAATCGCTTCGAGAAAGTCAGTGGGGGACAGACCCAGCCGCTCACTGCCAACTACGACCTGCAACACGACGGACTGAATCAGTTTCTGAACGATGCCCGACAGGTCGGTAATCTGGAAAGCTTATCGGCTGACCGTAAAACGCACCCGGTTCGCAAAAAACAATACATCTACACCGAGGGCGACGATCCGACGAGATTGTATTTGCTAAAGTCGGGAAAGGTGAAGACGGTACGGACCAACGCCGATGGGAAGGAATTGATCACGGGTTTGTACAACGCCGGGGAGTTTTTTGGGTATTTAGCCTTGCTGGAAAATACAGAATATACTGATTCGGCTATTACCCTGGAAGATTCCGAGCTGATTTATATTCCCAACGAAGATTTTAAGCAACTGCTATTAGCCAATAACGATGTCAGCCAGCAATTCATTAAACTCTTGGCTGGACGAGTCAGTGATCGGGAGCATCAACTGGTTGGTATGGCGTATAGCTCGTTACGACGGCGTGTAGCCGATACCTTGCTGCGGTTGCACGAGCAACAGGCCGCCGAGCACCCACAAGGATTGATTCAACTGTCGCGCGACGATCTGGCATCGGTCGTCGGTACGGCCACCGAGTCACTGATTCGTACGCTGAGCGAATTCAAACAGGACGGATTGATTGAACTGGTCGGTGCGGGTATCCGGGTGTTACAACCCGACAAACTTCGCCGGGCCAATTGGTAA
- a CDS encoding GH3 family domain-containing protein, whose amino-acid sequence MALLGSMLKNGIRLTNAVRLRKTNPFKQQRKAFRKLVSKARFTEFGKAYHFEELLSSAEFGTPREFYEKYKQLVPIHDYNSMFDGWWKRSLAGEKDIVWPGRVKYFALSSGTSEAASKYIPVTKSMSKAIQRTSIRQILTLGRYQNLPSTLYEKGYLMLGGSTQLNAREGHYEGDLSGITASQIPFWFQRFYKPGREIAQERDWALKLDEITEQAGSWDIGYVVGVPAWIQLLMEKIIARYNVKTIHDVWPNLMVFCHGGVSFEPYRQGFEKLLAHPITYIETYLASEGFIAYQSHPNAEGMQLVLNNGLFFEFIPFNEQNFSSDGELVAKPQTLMIDEVEEGKEYALLLSTCSGAWRYLIGDTIRFVSKKRSEIVITGRTKHFLSLCGEHLSVDNMNKAVELVSHDLGISIREFTVAGVSYDTLFAHHWYVGTDDAVDATDLRDRIDAKLNELNDDYAVERRHALKEITVTVLPVKTFYDWMESRGKMGGQHKFPRVLKKNLIAEWENFLKNV is encoded by the coding sequence ATGGCTCTATTAGGCAGTATGCTCAAAAACGGTATTCGGTTGACCAATGCCGTCCGGCTGCGTAAAACGAATCCGTTCAAGCAACAGCGCAAAGCGTTCCGTAAACTCGTCAGCAAAGCACGCTTTACGGAGTTTGGCAAGGCTTATCATTTCGAAGAATTACTCAGTTCGGCGGAGTTTGGAACGCCACGCGAGTTCTACGAGAAATACAAACAACTCGTCCCCATCCACGATTATAATTCGATGTTCGACGGCTGGTGGAAACGGTCGTTGGCGGGCGAAAAAGACATTGTCTGGCCAGGACGGGTAAAGTATTTTGCGCTTAGCTCGGGCACTTCGGAAGCGGCCTCGAAATACATTCCGGTTACGAAATCGATGTCGAAAGCCATCCAGCGCACCAGCATCCGCCAGATTCTGACGCTGGGCCGCTACCAGAACCTACCGTCAACGCTGTACGAAAAAGGGTATTTGATGCTGGGAGGAAGCACCCAGCTGAACGCACGGGAAGGCCACTACGAAGGCGACCTGAGCGGCATTACGGCCAGTCAGATTCCGTTCTGGTTCCAGCGTTTCTACAAACCCGGTCGGGAAATCGCGCAGGAGCGCGACTGGGCGCTTAAACTGGACGAGATCACCGAGCAGGCGGGCAGTTGGGACATTGGCTACGTGGTAGGCGTTCCGGCCTGGATTCAGCTGCTGATGGAAAAAATCATCGCTCGCTACAACGTGAAAACGATTCACGATGTCTGGCCGAACCTGATGGTTTTCTGCCACGGTGGCGTGTCGTTTGAACCGTACCGGCAGGGATTTGAAAAACTTCTCGCCCACCCCATCACGTACATCGAAACCTATCTGGCGTCGGAGGGATTTATTGCCTACCAGTCTCATCCCAACGCGGAAGGCATGCAACTGGTCCTTAACAATGGCTTGTTTTTCGAATTTATCCCGTTCAACGAGCAAAATTTCTCTTCCGATGGGGAGCTGGTAGCAAAGCCCCAGACGCTGATGATCGATGAGGTCGAGGAAGGCAAAGAATACGCCTTGCTGCTATCGACCTGTTCGGGAGCCTGGCGTTACCTGATCGGCGATACCATCCGGTTTGTCAGTAAAAAGCGCTCCGAGATCGTCATCACCGGACGGACCAAGCATTTCCTGAGTCTATGCGGTGAACACCTGTCGGTTGATAACATGAACAAGGCCGTTGAGCTGGTATCGCATGATCTGGGCATTTCAATCCGGGAATTTACCGTTGCGGGCGTATCCTACGACACGTTGTTTGCGCACCACTGGTACGTTGGCACCGACGACGCCGTTGACGCCACGGATCTCCGCGACCGAATCGACGCCAAGTTAAACGAGCTTAACGACGATTACGCCGTTGAACGTCGGCATGCCCTGAAAGAAATTACGGTGACCGTACTGCCGGTCAAAACCTTTTACGATTGGATGGAATCACGCGGCAAAATGGGTGGTCAGCACAAGTTCCCGCGCGTTCTGAAAAAGAACCTGATTGCCGAGTGGGAGAATTTTTTGAAAAACGTATGA
- a CDS encoding glycoside hydrolase family 43 protein, giving the protein MKKVAFLSLFFASLFLRPALAQTAQRIAVDKATFANPLPVQFGDPYILLSKGTYYMYGTGGGADKGFAAYSSKDLMKWKAEGQVYFHDNKNGWSDPKANWGGAYWAPEVYEVNGKFYLFYSAQWKENPTQEAENFRIGVAVADKPTGPFIDLANKPVFDPGYPVIDANVFFDTNGKAYLYFSRCCYKHPVESEVADLARKNGWYKEIEESWVYGVELKPDFSGVIGEPVLLLRPPVQLSDKQSEWESRSVTAREVNRRWTEGSVTFKKDNTYYIMYSANHFGGQYYAIGYATANSPLGPFKKAANNPVLQKNSDKGGQVTGTGHNSVTYSPDGKEMFCVYHGRTEKTGDERVVFIDRMQVKDGKITISGPTTKPQKQPSGVPAAVTNK; this is encoded by the coding sequence ATGAAAAAAGTAGCTTTCCTATCCCTCTTTTTTGCCAGCCTGTTTCTACGTCCGGCTCTTGCTCAAACGGCACAGCGTATCGCTGTTGATAAAGCCACGTTTGCCAATCCTCTACCGGTACAATTTGGCGATCCTTACATCTTGCTCTCAAAAGGTACGTATTATATGTACGGTACGGGCGGAGGTGCCGACAAAGGTTTTGCGGCTTATTCGTCAAAAGATCTTATGAAATGGAAGGCCGAAGGTCAGGTTTACTTCCACGATAATAAAAATGGCTGGAGCGACCCGAAAGCGAACTGGGGAGGTGCTTACTGGGCGCCTGAAGTGTATGAGGTTAATGGTAAATTTTACCTGTTCTATAGTGCTCAGTGGAAGGAAAATCCCACCCAGGAAGCCGAAAATTTTCGCATCGGTGTCGCCGTCGCCGACAAGCCAACTGGCCCTTTTATCGACCTGGCCAACAAGCCCGTTTTTGATCCTGGCTATCCCGTTATCGATGCCAATGTGTTTTTCGATACCAACGGCAAAGCCTATCTCTATTTTTCACGCTGCTGCTACAAACACCCGGTTGAAAGCGAAGTGGCGGATCTAGCGCGTAAGAACGGTTGGTACAAGGAGATTGAAGAAAGTTGGGTGTACGGTGTCGAACTTAAGCCTGATTTTTCCGGCGTCATCGGCGAACCGGTTTTACTCCTGCGCCCCCCCGTCCAACTCAGCGATAAACAGTCTGAATGGGAAAGCCGGTCGGTTACAGCCCGCGAAGTAAACCGCCGATGGACCGAGGGTTCTGTGACCTTCAAAAAAGACAATACGTATTACATCATGTACTCAGCCAATCATTTCGGCGGTCAGTATTACGCCATTGGCTACGCGACGGCTAACTCGCCGTTGGGTCCGTTTAAAAAAGCGGCTAACAATCCTGTTTTGCAGAAAAACAGCGACAAAGGAGGCCAGGTGACGGGTACCGGGCATAACAGTGTCACGTACTCACCGGATGGTAAAGAAATGTTTTGTGTCTACCACGGCAGAACCGAAAAAACCGGCGACGAACGGGTTGTGTTCATCGACCGTATGCAGGTGAAAGACGGCAAAATAACGATCTCAGGACCCACTACAAAGCCTCAAAAACAACCCTCGGGCGTACCTGCGGCAGTCACGAACAAGTAG
- a CDS encoding GNAT family N-acetyltransferase: MPFKLRTASPDDIPAIIRLQEQIWEPTYRSILAPDQIAYMFTMMYSPEALQEQMTTRGHTFVLLEVEHDDQAPELRGFAAFSAYRPDDKSFKLHKIYVLPATQGSGLGRALLTEVEDRCRAKGGEELLLNVNRYNKARTFYEKVGFRVVGEEDIAIGPYWMNDYSMSKSLVNQPARNSASV, from the coding sequence GTGCCGTTTAAACTTCGTACTGCTTCGCCCGACGACATCCCGGCCATTATCCGGTTGCAGGAACAGATTTGGGAACCGACCTACCGATCCATTTTGGCGCCCGATCAGATCGCGTACATGTTTACGATGATGTACTCGCCCGAAGCGCTTCAGGAACAGATGACTACACGGGGTCATACGTTTGTGCTGCTCGAAGTGGAGCATGACGATCAGGCGCCGGAACTACGCGGATTTGCGGCTTTTTCGGCGTACAGACCCGACGATAAATCGTTTAAATTGCATAAGATCTACGTGCTGCCCGCCACGCAGGGAAGCGGTTTGGGTCGAGCGCTCCTCACTGAAGTTGAAGATCGATGCCGGGCAAAGGGTGGCGAGGAACTGCTGCTGAATGTGAATCGGTACAACAAAGCGCGGACCTTCTACGAAAAGGTAGGCTTTCGGGTGGTCGGCGAAGAGGATATTGCCATCGGTCCGTACTGGATGAACGATTATAGCATGAGCAAATCCCTGGTTAATCAGCCCGCCCGTAATTCCGCTTCGGTATGA
- a CDS encoding glycosyltransferase family 2 protein: MTAPVLVSVVVPLYNEADNVGPLLDRIRDALATLSYELILVDDGSRDETVAKVRQLADAQTKLIILARNYGQTTALAAGIDAATGTYVATLDGDLQNDPIDIPVMLQHAQSGNWDVVAGNRANRQDGMLLRKLPSRMANALIRWLTGVYLQDYGCTLKVFRREVAQALGLYGELHRFIPVLAAMQGSRMTQMDVRHHPRIHGVSKYGLGRIGPVLNDLLLVLFLQRYFRRPMRLFGPAAALSLLTGLVVSVYILVQKLMGEALNLTAWLTLVAVLILGGLQLLAFGLIAEMQMRTYFEGGRKPTYRIREVVQK, from the coding sequence ATGACGGCTCCTGTGCTGGTGTCGGTTGTCGTGCCGCTGTACAACGAAGCGGATAACGTCGGTCCGCTGCTGGACCGTATTCGTGACGCCCTGGCGACGCTTTCGTACGAACTGATTCTGGTGGATGATGGATCGCGGGATGAAACCGTGGCCAAAGTCCGGCAGTTGGCTGATGCCCAGACGAAGCTGATAATTCTGGCCCGTAATTACGGACAGACAACGGCCCTTGCCGCCGGTATTGATGCCGCAACCGGTACGTATGTCGCGACGCTGGACGGCGATTTGCAAAATGATCCCATTGATATTCCCGTGATGCTACAACATGCGCAAAGCGGCAACTGGGATGTGGTGGCGGGTAATCGGGCCAACCGACAGGACGGCATGCTCCTGCGCAAACTACCGAGTCGAATGGCCAACGCGCTGATCCGGTGGCTGACGGGAGTTTACCTACAGGATTACGGCTGTACGCTCAAAGTATTTCGTCGGGAGGTGGCCCAGGCTTTGGGGCTTTATGGTGAGCTGCACCGCTTCATTCCCGTGCTGGCCGCCATGCAAGGAAGCCGCATGACACAGATGGACGTTCGGCATCATCCCCGTATCCACGGCGTTTCCAAGTACGGTCTGGGACGCATTGGTCCCGTATTGAACGATTTACTGCTTGTCCTATTCCTGCAACGGTATTTCCGCCGACCCATGCGGTTGTTTGGCCCCGCAGCTGCGCTTTCGCTGCTAACCGGACTGGTAGTGAGTGTTTACATCCTCGTCCAGAAACTGATGGGCGAAGCACTCAACCTAACCGCCTGGCTAACCCTGGTAGCCGTACTGATTCTCGGCGGATTACAGTTGCTTGCCTTTGGCCTGATTGCCGAAATGCAGATGCGAACCTATTTTGAAGGTGGACGCAAACCGACGTATCGAATACGTGAAGTCGTTCAGAAATAA